The Castanea sativa cultivar Marrone di Chiusa Pesio chromosome 11, ASM4071231v1 genome contains a region encoding:
- the LOC142617933 gene encoding uncharacterized protein LOC142617933, with translation MAEPPLKPVLQKPPGFRDQNIPTQSAPKPKPKPVMRTPLLPQSYHPKKRRSSRGCCRSCCCFFCVLILILIVLVAVASAIFYLWFLPKFPVFHLQSFRIPRFNVTVKPDGTYLDAQTLIRVEAKNPNGKLSLFYKHIDVNVKVGPKPDPTDLGSGKVAGFTQKKSNTTSFKVETNVKNQLVDDGEGAKLKASFKSKGLVVSVEARTGLGYIVHGLKIGPLGVKLLCGGVSLKGLEDGKIPKCTINTLKWINIH, from the exons ATGGCCGAACCACCATTGAAGCCAGTGCTGCAAAAACCTCCGGGATTCCGAGACCAGAACATCCCGACTCAATCTGCTCCGAAGCCGAAGCCAAAGCCAGTTATGCGAACACCTCTCCTTCCACAATCCTACCACCCCAAGAAACGACGCAGCAGCAGGGGCTGTTGTCGATCATGCTGCTGCTTTTTCTGTGTCCTAATCCTAATCCTCATCGTCCTCGTCGCCGTTGCCTCCGCCATTTTCTACCTTTGGTTTTTGCCCAAATTCCCTGTTTTCCACCTCCAATCCTTTCGGATCCCACGTTTCAACGTGACTGTCAAACCGGACGGTACTTATTTAGACGCACAAACGTTGATTAGGGTTGAAGCCAAAAACCCGAACGGCAAACTGTCACTGTTTTATAAACATATTGATGTTAACGTCAAGGTCGGGCCCAAGCCGGACCCGACTGATTTGGGATCGGGGAAGGTGGCCGGGTTCACTCAGAAGAAGAGTAATACGACGAGCTTCAAGGTGGAGACTAATGTGAAGAACCAGCTGGTGGATGATGGGGAGGGAGCTAAGCTTAAGGCAAGCTTTAAAAGCAAAGGGTTGGTGGTGAGCGTGGAGGCTCGGACTGGGTTGGGATACATTGTGCATGGTCTCAAAATAGGGCCACTTGGTGTGAAGCTGTTGTGTGGTGGTGTGAGCTTGAAGGGTCTTGAAGATGGTAAAATTCCCAAGTGTACCATCAATACGCTCAAAtg GATAAACATACATTAA
- the LOC142615282 gene encoding exosome complex component RRP41 homolog isoform X2 produces MRQFRAEIGAVAKADRSQQISDQALEVRCEYSMANFSTRDRMRKTKGDRRSTEIYLVVLQPMEACRLTHLMPQS; encoded by the exons atgAGACAATTCCGAGCTGAGATTGGTGCTGTGGCCAAAGCTGACAG GAGTCAACAAATTAGTGACCAGGCACTGGAG GTGCGCTGTGAGTATAGTATGGCTAATTTTAGTACCAGGGATCGCATGAGAAAAACAAAGGGTGACAG ACGATCCACAGAGATATATCTGGTTGTTCTCCAGCCCATGGAAGCTTGCAGATTGACACACTTGATGCCTCAGTCTTAG
- the LOC142615282 gene encoding exosome complex component RRP41 homolog isoform X1, with product MEFVSPESLRLDGCRPMEMRQFRAEIGAVAKADRSQQISDQALEVRCEYSMANFSTRDRMRKTKGDRRSTEIYLVVLQPMEACRLTHLMPQS from the exons ATGGAGTTTGTAAGCCCCGAAAGTCTTCGATTAGACGGTTGCCGTCCCATGGAA atgAGACAATTCCGAGCTGAGATTGGTGCTGTGGCCAAAGCTGACAG GAGTCAACAAATTAGTGACCAGGCACTGGAG GTGCGCTGTGAGTATAGTATGGCTAATTTTAGTACCAGGGATCGCATGAGAAAAACAAAGGGTGACAG ACGATCCACAGAGATATATCTGGTTGTTCTCCAGCCCATGGAAGCTTGCAGATTGACACACTTGATGCCTCAGTCTTAG